A single genomic interval of Noviherbaspirillum cavernae harbors:
- a CDS encoding extracellular solute-binding protein, whose protein sequence is MKIAFKNKIAAAVLILVGATSAHAQDNVLNLYSARHYQTDEQLYGNFTAQTGIKINRIEADDNALLERLKNEGKNSPADVVLMVDAARLWRAQVFGLFQPVQSQILNARIPANLRGGDEGKGAEWFGFSTRARVIVYNKVAVNREDVSTYESLADPKNKGKVCTISGAHPYMLSLIGSMIERDGEQATEKWAQGMVANFARPPRGGDTDQIKSVASGECGVTIANSYYYARLLRSTKAEDRDAINKVGLVWPNQQTSGTHVNIAGAGVARNAPHREAAVKFLEYLASDEAQTYFANGNNEWPVVASAAAQSPALKAMGKFKAENLPISAIGKNQIPAQKILDRAGYK, encoded by the coding sequence ATGAAAATCGCTTTCAAGAACAAAATTGCAGCAGCTGTCTTGATTCTGGTCGGTGCAACATCTGCCCATGCACAAGACAACGTACTGAATCTCTATTCCGCGCGTCATTATCAAACCGATGAACAGCTGTATGGCAACTTTACGGCGCAGACCGGCATCAAGATCAATCGCATCGAGGCAGACGACAACGCATTGCTTGAGCGTCTGAAGAACGAAGGCAAGAACAGCCCCGCCGATGTGGTGTTGATGGTCGATGCGGCGCGACTCTGGCGTGCCCAGGTGTTTGGTCTGTTCCAGCCGGTGCAATCCCAGATCCTGAATGCGCGCATTCCCGCGAACCTGCGTGGCGGCGATGAAGGCAAGGGCGCCGAATGGTTCGGCTTTTCCACTCGTGCTCGCGTCATCGTTTACAACAAGGTGGCAGTGAATCGGGAAGATGTTTCCACCTATGAATCTCTGGCCGATCCGAAAAACAAAGGCAAGGTCTGCACGATTTCCGGTGCCCATCCCTATATGTTGTCACTCATCGGTTCCATGATCGAACGCGATGGCGAACAGGCGACTGAAAAATGGGCGCAAGGCATGGTCGCAAATTTCGCTCGTCCTCCGCGTGGCGGCGATACCGATCAGATCAAGTCCGTCGCCTCGGGAGAGTGTGGCGTAACGATTGCCAACAGCTATTACTACGCACGCCTGCTGCGTTCGACCAAGGCCGAGGACAGGGATGCGATCAACAAGGTCGGTCTGGTCTGGCCCAACCAGCAAACCTCGGGCACGCACGTCAACATCGCCGGAGCTGGCGTTGCCAGGAACGCCCCGCATCGTGAGGCGGCTGTGAAATTCCTGGAATATCTTGCCAGCGATGAGGCGCAAACCTATTTTGCCAACGGCAACAATGAATGGCCCGTGGTTGCCTCGGCTGCGGCGCAGAGCCCGGCCCTGAAGGCAATGGGCAAGTTCAAGGCAGAGAATCTTCCTATCTCCGCCATCGGCAAAAATCAGATTCCCGCCCAGAAAATTCTGGATCGCGCCGGATATAAATAA